A stretch of Natronococcus sp. CG52 DNA encodes these proteins:
- a CDS encoding Gfo/Idh/MocA family protein, whose protein sequence is MIGDGIDVGIVGLGGMGHLHARSVEQFGADVVAGADLVEKQRQQFATEFGARTYETHEGLVVDDDVDAVIVTTPNRFHEPITVDALEAGCHVLVEKPLAHTLESAERIADAAADAEGICMVGFHNRHAASMAMFDEQDERGRFGDLTHVEANYVRRRGVPGPGSWFTDPDLAGGGSLLDIGVHALDLALYAMDFPEIVEVSGVARTTFGTNGEYADPDGFGDAWDAQAEAYDVDDSVTAFIRCKGGKTISLEAAWATNREPSMDFRVRGTDAGAQFDIGSTDMEILEAGTVGCDHYADVNMTGDSSLTGHKEQDATFLETVAAGIEPETNTIEEALTVQRVIDAIYRSSETGRAQQIETPERHRAETVDTEEAETATREQAETADLEASQQVE, encoded by the coding sequence GTGATCGGTGATGGAATCGACGTGGGTATCGTCGGCCTGGGCGGAATGGGCCATCTCCACGCGCGAAGTGTCGAACAGTTCGGCGCGGACGTCGTCGCCGGAGCGGATCTCGTCGAGAAGCAGCGACAGCAGTTCGCTACCGAGTTCGGGGCGAGGACCTACGAGACCCACGAGGGACTCGTCGTCGACGACGACGTCGACGCCGTCATCGTGACGACGCCGAACCGGTTCCACGAGCCGATCACCGTCGACGCCCTCGAGGCCGGCTGTCACGTTCTCGTCGAGAAACCGCTCGCGCACACGCTCGAGAGCGCGGAACGGATCGCCGACGCGGCGGCTGACGCGGAGGGGATCTGCATGGTCGGCTTCCACAACCGCCACGCCGCGTCGATGGCGATGTTCGACGAGCAGGACGAGCGCGGCCGGTTCGGCGACCTGACTCACGTCGAAGCGAACTACGTTCGCCGGCGCGGCGTTCCGGGTCCCGGCTCCTGGTTCACCGATCCGGATCTCGCCGGCGGCGGCTCGCTGCTCGATATCGGCGTCCACGCGCTCGATCTCGCGCTGTACGCGATGGACTTTCCGGAGATCGTCGAGGTCAGCGGCGTCGCCAGGACGACCTTCGGCACGAACGGCGAGTACGCCGATCCCGACGGCTTCGGCGACGCCTGGGACGCGCAGGCCGAGGCCTACGACGTCGACGACTCCGTCACCGCGTTCATTCGCTGTAAGGGCGGGAAAACGATCTCGCTCGAGGCCGCCTGGGCGACGAACCGCGAACCGAGTATGGACTTCCGCGTGCGCGGAACCGACGCGGGTGCGCAGTTCGACATCGGCTCCACCGACATGGAGATCCTCGAGGCGGGAACCGTCGGCTGTGACCACTACGCGGACGTCAACATGACCGGCGATTCCTCGCTGACCGGCCACAAGGAACAGGACGCGACGTTCCTCGAGACCGTCGCCGCGGGCATCGAACCCGAAACGAACACGATCGAGGAGGCGCTGACCGTCCAGCGCGTGATCGACGCGATCTATCGCTCGAGCGAGACGGGCCGCGCACAGCAGATCGAGACGCCCGAGCGCCACCGAGCCGAGACGGTCGACACCGAGGAAGCCGAGACGGCAACTCGCGAGCAAGCCGAAACGGCGGACCTCGAGGCCTCACAGCAGGTCGAGTGA
- a CDS encoding ThuA domain-containing protein, with amino-acid sequence MVAVTIWNEFRHEQEDEDAAAVYPDGIHATIADALEDDHEVRTATLDEPEHGLTEDVLAETDVLLWWGHIAHDEVADEIVDRVQERVLEGMGLLVLHSGHFSKVFKRLMGTTCNLQWREDGATERLWVVDPGHPIADGVDESIELPQTEMYGEPFDVPEPDRLVFTSWFEGGEVFRSGCCYRRGSGRIFYFRPGHETYPIYENDEIRQVLRNAVDWASPTGGSPRTFGERE; translated from the coding sequence ATGGTCGCAGTCACGATCTGGAACGAGTTTCGACACGAGCAGGAAGACGAGGACGCCGCCGCGGTCTACCCCGACGGGATCCACGCGACGATCGCCGACGCCCTCGAGGACGATCACGAGGTGCGAACGGCGACGCTCGACGAACCCGAACACGGGCTCACCGAGGACGTCCTCGCGGAGACCGACGTCCTGCTGTGGTGGGGCCACATCGCCCACGACGAGGTCGCCGACGAGATCGTCGACCGCGTCCAGGAGCGCGTGCTCGAGGGGATGGGACTGCTCGTTTTGCACTCCGGGCACTTCTCGAAGGTCTTCAAGCGACTGATGGGGACGACGTGTAACCTCCAGTGGCGCGAGGACGGGGCGACGGAGCGGCTGTGGGTCGTCGACCCCGGCCACCCGATCGCTGACGGCGTCGACGAGTCGATCGAACTGCCGCAGACGGAGATGTACGGCGAGCCGTTCGACGTTCCCGAACCCGATCGGCTGGTCTTCACGAGCTGGTTCGAGGGCGGCGAGGTGTTCCGCAGCGGCTGCTGTTACCGTCGCGGAAGCGGACGGATCTTCTACTTCCGACCGGGCCACGAGACGTATCCCATCTACGAGAACGACGAGATTCGGCAGGTGCTTCGAAACGCCGTCGACTGGGCGAGCCCGACCGGCGGGTCGCCGCGGACGTTCGGCGAGCGGGAGTGA
- a CDS encoding TIGR00341 family protein, with product MRLVQVFVPSGNLETVLETADATGVDYAVSEETSRGEFESVVSIPVPPAAVEPLLSALRTAGLDPESYTVVTAAETIVSDRTDDLSREFEGARISREELQSRAEDLAPTASTYFILLVVSTVIATAGLLLDSAATIIGAMVVAPLMGPALAASVGVVVDDEELAARGIVLQTTGLAVTVLTAAAIGWTLRGTVLLPPGFDITTVPQIGERITPNLLALFLALGSGVAGVISLIRNVGSVLVGVAIAVALVPPAATAGLGIAWGEPTVVLTAGTLVLVNLLSINLTALILLWASGYRPYRTDRIERVYGRLRSRIVVLLVAIAVLSVVLGGATYGTYQTAAVEHDIRTELEAMSDDPAFEDLRFQEIAVEYELVDVYADTRPSVVVLAERPPGEREPPDFADTVRERLETATGTDLEVTVELVDTQRSG from the coding sequence ATGCGTCTCGTACAGGTGTTCGTTCCGAGCGGAAATCTAGAGACCGTTCTCGAGACGGCGGACGCGACGGGCGTCGATTACGCGGTTTCCGAGGAGACGAGTCGCGGAGAGTTCGAGTCAGTCGTCTCGATTCCCGTTCCGCCGGCGGCCGTCGAGCCGCTGCTCTCGGCGCTACGCACCGCCGGACTGGATCCGGAGTCGTACACCGTCGTCACGGCCGCGGAGACGATCGTCTCGGACAGAACGGATGACCTGTCCAGGGAGTTCGAGGGAGCCAGAATCTCTCGAGAGGAGTTACAGTCGCGGGCGGAGGACCTCGCACCGACCGCTTCGACGTACTTCATCCTGCTCGTGGTGAGCACCGTTATCGCAACGGCCGGACTGTTGCTCGATTCCGCGGCGACGATCATCGGTGCGATGGTCGTCGCCCCGTTGATGGGGCCGGCGCTCGCGGCGAGCGTCGGCGTCGTGGTCGACGACGAGGAGCTCGCAGCGCGCGGGATCGTCCTGCAGACGACCGGTCTCGCGGTCACGGTTCTGACGGCTGCCGCGATCGGCTGGACACTCCGCGGGACGGTGTTGCTTCCACCCGGATTCGATATTACGACGGTTCCCCAGATCGGCGAACGAATCACGCCGAATCTGCTCGCGCTCTTTCTCGCCCTCGGCTCCGGGGTCGCCGGCGTCATCAGTCTCATCCGCAACGTCGGTTCGGTACTCGTCGGCGTGGCGATCGCGGTCGCGCTCGTTCCGCCCGCCGCGACTGCCGGTCTCGGCATCGCCTGGGGTGAACCGACGGTCGTCCTCACCGCCGGGACGCTGGTCCTCGTCAACCTGCTCTCGATCAACCTCACCGCGCTGATTCTGTTGTGGGCCTCGGGTTACCGACCCTACCGTACGGACCGTATCGAGCGCGTTTACGGCCGACTCCGTTCCCGAATCGTCGTGCTTCTCGTCGCGATCGCGGTGCTCTCGGTCGTCCTCGGCGGCGCCACCTACGGCACCTACCAGACCGCGGCCGTCGAACACGACATCCGGACCGAACTCGAGGCGATGAGCGACGACCCGGCCTTCGAAGACCTGCGGTTTCAGGAGATCGCCGTCGAGTACGAACTCGTCGACGTCTACGCCGATACCCGGCCATCGGTAGTCGTCCTCGCCGAGCGGCCGCCCGGCGAACGGGAGCCGCCGGACTTCGCCGACACGGTTCGCGAGCGGTTAGAGACCGCGACCGGGACGGATCTCGAGGTCACCGTCGAGCTGGTCGATACGCAGCGAAGCGGCTGA
- a CDS encoding translation initiation factor eIF-2B: MIDETVEEIKDMQTHSSSVVAVNATRALEELLEREFATVEEYERALERNGSVLRRANPSHASLQNAVREVVDDVTEADIDNVDEAKRLTKERIDAVVSRVESGKDLAAENALEHLEDGATLLTHDYSSTVLEALERGVEAGKEFDVYITEARPRFIGRKTARSLADLEGVDATLITDSAHGVYLEECDRVLIGMDCIVDETLYNRVGTFPIASTASQLGVPVTVVGSASKIVDSGFVFENEFRPGSEVMSEPAEGFTIENPSYDATPITLIESVITDEGRQEL, encoded by the coding sequence ATGATCGACGAGACGGTCGAGGAGATCAAGGACATGCAGACGCACAGCTCCTCGGTAGTGGCCGTAAACGCGACTCGCGCGCTCGAGGAACTGCTCGAGCGCGAGTTCGCCACCGTCGAGGAGTACGAGCGCGCCCTCGAGCGGAACGGCTCGGTCCTCCGGCGGGCCAACCCCTCGCACGCCTCGCTCCAGAACGCCGTTCGGGAGGTCGTCGACGACGTCACCGAAGCCGACATCGATAACGTCGACGAGGCCAAGCGACTCACCAAGGAGCGGATCGACGCGGTCGTCTCCCGGGTCGAGTCGGGGAAAGACCTGGCCGCCGAAAACGCCCTCGAGCACCTCGAGGACGGCGCGACGCTGCTGACTCACGACTACTCCTCGACCGTTCTCGAGGCCCTCGAGCGGGGTGTCGAGGCGGGCAAGGAGTTCGACGTCTACATCACCGAGGCTCGGCCGCGCTTCATCGGTCGCAAGACGGCCCGGTCGCTCGCCGACCTCGAGGGCGTCGACGCGACGCTGATCACCGACAGCGCACACGGCGTCTACCTCGAGGAGTGCGACCGGGTCCTTATCGGCATGGACTGTATCGTCGACGAGACGCTGTACAACCGCGTCGGAACCTTCCCGATCGCGTCGACGGCGAGCCAGCTCGGCGTTCCCGTCACCGTCGTCGGCTCCGCCTCGAAGATCGTCGACAGTGGTTTCGTCTTCGAAAACGAGTTCCGACCGGGAAGCGAGGTGATGTCGGAGCCTGCCGAGGGGTTCACGATCGAGAACCCGTCATACGACGCCACGCCCATCACCCTGATCGAGAGCGTCATCACCGACGAGGGCCGCCAGGAGCTCTAG
- a CDS encoding DUF5783 family protein translates to MTEFDPEKFEEKYVHYFEELERAYSNAYQQLHGRYDSEVLRAVDRKVLSESEPVYRGDGEFDVELPDERVEEVRAAVGADGEQFDAVLEEFRDRIESELRRIFEFEA, encoded by the coding sequence ATGACCGAGTTCGATCCCGAGAAGTTCGAGGAGAAGTACGTCCACTACTTCGAGGAACTCGAGCGGGCGTACTCGAACGCCTACCAGCAGCTTCACGGCCGGTACGACTCCGAGGTGCTCCGCGCGGTCGACCGGAAGGTGTTGAGCGAGAGCGAACCCGTCTATCGAGGCGACGGCGAGTTCGACGTCGAACTGCCGGACGAGCGCGTCGAGGAGGTTCGAGCCGCGGTCGGCGCGGACGGCGAGCAGTTCGACGCCGTCCTCGAGGAGTTTCGCGACCGGATCGAGAGCGAACTGCGACGGATATTCGAGTTCGAGGCCTGA
- a CDS encoding Mrp/NBP35 family ATP-binding protein produces the protein MDEDAVRDRLRTVEDPELGDDIVSLGLVNELSVDGDEVDIDLALGAPYSPTETDIAGEVRELLVEEGLEPNLSASIPDRDAFSSDEQVLPDVKNVIAVASGKGGVGKSTVAVNLAAGLSKLGARVGLFDADVYGPNVPRMFDADEPPMATEDETLVPPEKYGVKLMSMAFLTGEDDPVIWRGPMVHKVITQLTEDVEWGSLDYLVIDLPPGTGDTQLTMLQTMPVTGAVIVTTPQDVALDDARKGLEMFAKHDTVVLGIAENMSTFACPDCGGEHDIFGSGGGREFAETHNMPFLGTIPLDPTVREGGDGGKPTVVEDEGETGDSFRTITENVANNTGIVHRRGVSETTKRQSPAPDR, from the coding sequence ATGGACGAAGACGCCGTTCGCGACCGCCTCCGGACGGTCGAGGATCCGGAACTGGGGGACGACATCGTCTCGCTGGGGCTCGTCAACGAGCTTTCGGTCGACGGCGACGAGGTCGACATCGACCTCGCGCTCGGGGCACCGTACTCGCCGACCGAGACCGATATCGCCGGCGAGGTCCGCGAACTGCTCGTCGAAGAGGGTCTCGAGCCGAACCTCTCCGCGAGCATCCCGGACCGCGACGCGTTCTCGAGCGACGAACAGGTGCTTCCTGACGTCAAGAACGTCATCGCCGTCGCCTCCGGGAAGGGCGGCGTCGGCAAATCGACCGTCGCTGTCAACCTCGCCGCGGGGCTCTCGAAACTCGGCGCCCGCGTCGGTCTCTTCGACGCCGACGTCTACGGTCCGAACGTGCCGCGGATGTTCGACGCCGACGAGCCGCCGATGGCCACCGAGGACGAAACCCTGGTACCGCCCGAAAAGTACGGCGTGAAGCTGATGAGCATGGCCTTCCTCACCGGCGAGGACGACCCGGTCATCTGGCGCGGTCCGATGGTCCACAAGGTCATCACCCAGCTTACCGAGGACGTCGAGTGGGGGAGCCTCGACTACCTCGTCATCGACCTGCCGCCGGGGACCGGCGACACCCAACTGACGATGCTCCAGACGATGCCCGTGACGGGCGCCGTCATCGTCACGACCCCGCAGGACGTCGCGCTGGACGACGCCCGAAAGGGGCTCGAGATGTTCGCCAAACACGACACCGTCGTGCTCGGGATCGCCGAGAACATGTCGACGTTCGCCTGTCCCGACTGCGGCGGCGAGCACGACATCTTCGGCTCCGGCGGCGGCAGGGAGTTCGCCGAGACTCACAACATGCCGTTCCTGGGAACGATTCCGCTCGACCCGACCGTCCGCGAAGGTGGCGACGGCGGGAAGCCGACCGTCGTCGAGGACGAGGGCGAGACGGGCGATTCGTTCCGGACGATCACCGAGAACGTCGCGAACAACACGGGGATCGTCCACCGACGCGGCGTCTCGGAGACGACGAAGCGTCAGTCGCCCGCGCCGGACCGATGA
- a CDS encoding uracil-DNA glycosylase, whose translation MDANQRSRANPYGMDEECRNCPSLCETRTQVVHGYGDVGADFLFVGERPTPRADEIGIPFLVDEDESDGGTSLRRMLERLGLCDATSPTDRPEIENVYLTNLTRCRDPDRKPTDEEIGNCEPYLNAEIRMINPEIIVPVGERALSEIGVEYTTTPVEDLCLESDHATTIRGRGFELVPMIEPREQTDEQTQAWLERFVELMASDYRQTKGRRER comes from the coding sequence GTGGACGCGAATCAGCGATCTCGGGCGAACCCGTACGGCATGGACGAGGAGTGTCGGAACTGTCCGTCGCTCTGTGAGACGCGCACGCAGGTCGTCCACGGCTACGGCGACGTCGGAGCCGACTTCCTCTTCGTCGGCGAACGGCCGACTCCCCGCGCCGACGAGATCGGGATCCCGTTTCTCGTCGACGAGGACGAGTCGGACGGGGGAACGTCGCTTCGTCGGATGCTCGAGCGCCTCGGCCTCTGTGACGCCACCTCCCCGACCGACCGACCCGAAATCGAGAACGTCTACCTGACGAACCTCACCCGGTGCCGGGATCCCGACCGGAAGCCGACCGACGAGGAGATCGGCAACTGCGAACCCTACCTCAACGCCGAGATCCGGATGATCAACCCCGAGATCATCGTTCCCGTCGGCGAGCGCGCGCTATCGGAGATCGGCGTCGAGTACACGACGACGCCGGTCGAGGACCTGTGCCTCGAGTCGGACCACGCGACGACGATCCGGGGTCGCGGCTTCGAACTCGTTCCGATGATCGAGCCGCGCGAGCAGACGGACGAGCAGACTCAGGCGTGGCTCGAGCGCTTCGTCGAACTGATGGCGTCGGATTACCGGCAGACGAAGGGACGACGAGAACGGTAG
- a CDS encoding glycosyltransferase family protein, translating to MIVVVPVDPPREGLVLSSLVDRTPLTEAEAATLYEAAVVDVLRAVAASGGELLVNYRDAETLPESAVVGDPEDNIRDLADAALEDLEDVRFERQVGSTRAARVGNTVSHLLEQEDAGNVGILEPTAPLVARTEIDGAAMSLRRHDVVLGPSSAGRTYFAGFGESVDFTDAYAVPELATLAERADDAGLGVGFAPMLPTIATESGLCATIAGIRARAVGNRPGAAATAAVVKELGLGVSDDESLERE from the coding sequence ATGATCGTCGTCGTTCCCGTCGACCCGCCGCGCGAGGGCCTCGTCCTGTCGTCGCTCGTCGATCGAACGCCGCTGACCGAAGCCGAAGCGGCCACGCTCTACGAGGCGGCCGTCGTCGACGTGCTTCGGGCCGTCGCCGCCAGCGGCGGCGAACTCCTGGTGAACTACCGCGACGCGGAGACGCTTCCGGAGTCCGCGGTCGTCGGCGATCCGGAGGACAACATTCGCGATCTGGCGGACGCAGCCCTCGAGGACCTCGAGGACGTCCGGTTCGAACGGCAGGTTGGCTCGACGCGCGCCGCCCGCGTCGGAAACACGGTCTCGCACCTGCTCGAGCAGGAGGATGCGGGGAACGTCGGGATCCTCGAGCCGACGGCACCGCTGGTCGCCCGGACGGAGATCGACGGGGCGGCGATGTCGCTTCGCCGCCACGACGTCGTTCTCGGTCCGTCCTCGGCCGGCCGCACCTACTTCGCCGGCTTCGGCGAGTCGGTCGACTTCACCGACGCCTACGCGGTCCCCGAACTGGCGACACTCGCCGAACGGGCCGACGACGCCGGACTCGGCGTCGGTTTCGCACCGATGCTGCCGACGATCGCGACCGAGTCGGGACTGTGCGCCACGATCGCCGGCATCCGGGCTCGAGCGGTCGGCAACCGCCCCGGTGCAGCGGCGACGGCAGCCGTCGTCAAGGAGCTAGGGCTCGGTGTTTCGGACGACGAGTCGCTCGAGCGCGAGTAG
- a CDS encoding polysaccharide deacetylase family protein produces MPNQTNTRRRFLALSGAATVAGLAGCMGTDSDASENGGNGSSDENGDGNESTSYGPPELQVETEYDSREEFEQPGEQFDNFEDLDPWEVVQGSAEADEDVVFDGSQSLRLSAEDSENVVVERRIDTTDMSDLELSMAVRTSTPSNIAIDIRLIDIYGGYAHHQLRSVTYRDSDPGWFRTNPGVFEESSMPLERDVVEEIQIIVYNTDDEAEVWVDDMRIHEKPEKGYVVLCWDDGVEDFYDTASPLHDEYGVNAVQAAVRQWTRNQRDGIMTVAQLKERQEAGDQIVAHGTHTQFAEMDEADLRDALRRDKNWAVQNEFEGGHYIVYPHNSFDQTVLDVVSDYYYAGGFNQSGNVNLTGVHGFDPLALPRTIGHDLDISLRAVDLAAKHRQCTILNFHAFDQDNTLDEGEYEQLLEHIQSRGDDVEVIDFDDLWTMRREGHRPDN; encoded by the coding sequence ATGCCAAACCAAACGAATACCCGGAGGCGGTTTCTCGCACTCTCCGGAGCAGCGACGGTTGCAGGCCTTGCCGGCTGTATGGGGACCGATTCGGACGCGTCGGAGAACGGCGGTAACGGCTCGTCGGACGAAAACGGCGACGGAAACGAGTCGACCAGCTACGGACCGCCGGAACTCCAGGTCGAAACCGAGTACGATAGTCGCGAGGAGTTCGAACAGCCCGGCGAGCAGTTCGACAACTTCGAAGATCTCGATCCGTGGGAGGTCGTTCAGGGATCTGCGGAAGCAGACGAAGACGTCGTCTTCGACGGCTCCCAGAGCCTCAGGCTCAGCGCCGAGGACAGTGAAAACGTCGTCGTCGAGCGGCGGATCGACACGACGGACATGAGTGACCTCGAGCTCTCGATGGCCGTCCGGACGTCCACGCCCTCCAATATCGCGATCGACATTCGGCTCATCGACATTTACGGCGGCTACGCCCACCACCAGCTTCGGTCGGTCACCTACCGTGATTCCGATCCCGGTTGGTTCCGAACGAACCCCGGTGTCTTCGAGGAGAGTTCGATGCCCCTCGAGCGAGACGTGGTCGAAGAGATCCAGATCATCGTCTACAACACCGACGACGAAGCGGAGGTGTGGGTCGACGATATGCGAATCCACGAGAAGCCCGAGAAGGGCTACGTCGTGCTCTGCTGGGACGACGGCGTCGAGGACTTCTACGACACGGCAAGCCCGCTCCACGACGAGTACGGCGTCAACGCGGTCCAGGCTGCCGTTCGACAGTGGACGCGAAATCAGCGCGACGGGATCATGACGGTCGCTCAGCTCAAAGAGCGCCAGGAGGCCGGCGACCAGATCGTCGCCCACGGTACCCACACGCAGTTCGCGGAGATGGACGAAGCGGATCTCAGGGACGCACTGCGGCGGGACAAGAACTGGGCCGTCCAGAACGAATTCGAAGGCGGACACTACATCGTTTATCCCCACAACAGCTTCGACCAGACGGTTCTCGACGTCGTCTCGGACTACTACTACGCGGGCGGGTTCAACCAGTCCGGCAACGTCAACCTCACCGGCGTCCACGGCTTCGATCCGCTAGCACTGCCGCGGACGATCGGCCACGACCTCGATATCTCGCTTCGAGCTGTCGACCTCGCCGCGAAGCACCGACAGTGTACGATCCTGAACTTCCACGCCTTCGACCAGGACAACACGCTGGACGAGGGCGAGTACGAACAGCTGCTCGAGCACATCCAGAGCAGGGGCGACGACGTCGAGGTCATCGACTTCGACGACCTCTGGACGATGCGTCGCGAGGGACACCGACCGGACAACTGA
- the citE gene encoding L-malyl-CoA/beta-methylmalyl-CoA lyase has protein sequence MTDDIRLCRTFQTAPAAVPKEETAKYLVSALEAEGFQAPDWLVPDLEDGTAPDMKAEGLENTVEKVPQYDFPGEIWPRVEWSYEDEEYREKGREQIDRLVAEVGDEIDGVVVPKVGRLEDVERAAAAVAEAEREHGYPDDSIGLSIIVETGRARSDLREISKFGENSRLTALVFGPVDYTAELGGRDLGDGRPRWDGLLEALSNEASAGDLLSIGGPFDDLFKERAGLTFYNADEYADQVEHEAQLGLDGSWSLYPKQTIQANTIHMPTPEELERDVHKIERFNEAKREGTGAVTIDGQMVDEATFKNFRNTVQKVRVIHDRRSDQTGERYDDDLLGRALELELSYR, from the coding sequence ATGACCGACGACATCCGACTCTGTCGCACGTTCCAGACCGCACCGGCCGCCGTCCCGAAAGAGGAGACGGCGAAGTACCTCGTCTCCGCCCTCGAAGCGGAGGGGTTCCAGGCGCCCGACTGGCTCGTCCCCGACCTGGAGGACGGCACCGCGCCGGACATGAAAGCCGAGGGGCTCGAGAACACCGTCGAGAAGGTCCCGCAGTACGACTTCCCCGGCGAGATCTGGCCCCGCGTCGAGTGGAGCTACGAGGACGAGGAGTACCGCGAGAAGGGCCGCGAGCAGATCGACCGGCTGGTCGCCGAAGTCGGCGACGAGATCGACGGCGTGGTCGTCCCGAAGGTCGGCCGCCTCGAGGACGTCGAGCGCGCCGCCGCGGCGGTCGCGGAGGCCGAGCGCGAACACGGCTATCCGGACGACTCGATCGGGCTCTCGATCATCGTCGAGACGGGCCGCGCTCGATCGGATCTCCGGGAAATCTCGAAGTTCGGCGAGAACTCCCGACTCACCGCGCTCGTCTTCGGTCCCGTCGACTACACCGCCGAACTCGGCGGACGCGACCTCGGCGACGGCCGCCCACGCTGGGACGGCCTGCTCGAGGCCCTGTCGAACGAGGCCAGCGCCGGCGACCTGCTCTCGATCGGCGGCCCCTTCGACGACCTGTTCAAGGAACGCGCCGGACTAACGTTCTACAACGCCGACGAGTACGCGGATCAGGTCGAACACGAGGCACAACTCGGTCTCGACGGCTCCTGGTCGCTGTACCCCAAGCAGACGATCCAGGCGAACACGATTCACATGCCGACGCCGGAGGAACTCGAGCGCGACGTGCACAAGATCGAGCGCTTCAACGAGGCCAAGCGCGAGGGCACCGGCGCGGTCACCATCGACGGGCAGATGGTCGACGAGGCGACGTTCAAGAACTTCCGGAACACGGTCCAGAAGGTGCGAGTGATCCACGACCGCCGGTCGGATCAGACCGGGGAGCGCTACGACGACGACCTGTTAGGGCGAGCGCTCGAACTCGAACTGTCCTACCGATAG
- the mch gene encoding 2-methylfumaryl-CoA hydratase, giving the protein MTEDAPKPIDWTDSDTFARALERADTREKGNYFEAFEEGDLIEHDPGLTLTRWGNEAWMSQTLNHDPAYWRTDAAQERGFDEPPIHPDYLTAATLGITVEDLSEKGGYFLGRTDVRFPGAPVYAGAELHVESEVVGTATSSSRPEYGIVTWRTRGRDAETGEVVCSYERTNMIPRREPVATDGGGAAAAEDPENGERTEGSRSSSELRSDGGPSLPDEFVTPDGGYFEDFVDALEQVENRDAAVAYRHERGRTQDDVTVAGLPLSTLNTAKQHHNADVMADSPSGDIVTYGDVTRSTALGHARSDEHTYREVGFDDEQFHTFVTPGDTVYAFTRVLEAEDSVGEPSTGSRTPSENDGANDEAGTVRFEHIAFNQDDEPVYSGTRIAEIRRRSS; this is encoded by the coding sequence ATGACTGAGGACGCACCCAAACCGATCGACTGGACCGACTCCGACACGTTTGCACGGGCGCTCGAGCGGGCCGACACCCGCGAGAAGGGCAACTACTTCGAGGCCTTCGAAGAAGGTGACCTCATCGAACACGACCCCGGACTCACGCTCACGCGGTGGGGCAACGAGGCGTGGATGAGCCAGACGCTCAACCACGATCCGGCCTACTGGCGGACCGACGCCGCGCAGGAACGGGGCTTCGACGAACCGCCGATTCACCCGGACTACCTCACCGCCGCAACGCTCGGTATCACCGTCGAGGACCTGAGCGAGAAAGGCGGCTACTTCCTCGGACGCACCGACGTCCGGTTCCCCGGCGCGCCCGTCTACGCCGGCGCCGAACTGCACGTCGAGAGCGAGGTCGTCGGTACGGCGACCTCGAGTTCCCGACCCGAGTACGGCATCGTCACCTGGCGAACCCGGGGCAGGGATGCCGAAACGGGGGAGGTGGTGTGCTCCTACGAGCGGACGAACATGATCCCGCGGCGGGAACCCGTTGCGACGGACGGAGGCGGCGCGGCTGCCGCCGAGGACCCTGAGAACGGTGAGCGAACCGAAGGTTCGCGATCCTCGTCGGAGTTGCGCTCCGACGGTGGCCCTTCCCTTCCAGACGAGTTCGTCACACCCGACGGCGGGTACTTCGAGGACTTCGTCGACGCGCTCGAGCAGGTCGAGAACCGCGACGCGGCGGTCGCCTACCGACACGAGCGCGGCCGCACGCAGGACGACGTGACCGTCGCCGGGCTGCCGCTGTCGACGCTCAACACGGCCAAACAGCACCACAACGCCGACGTCATGGCCGACTCCCCGTCGGGCGACATCGTCACCTACGGCGACGTCACCCGGTCGACGGCGCTCGGCCACGCCCGCTCCGACGAGCACACCTACCGCGAGGTGGGGTTCGACGACGAGCAGTTCCACACGTTCGTCACCCCCGGAGATACCGTCTACGCGTTCACGCGCGTGCTCGAGGCCGAGGACAGCGTCGGGGAACCCTCGACCGGCTCCCGGACGCCGTCCGAGAACGACGGCGCCAACGACGAGGCCGGCACCGTCCGCTTCGAGCACATCGCGTTCAACCAGGACGACGAGCCGGTGTACTCCGGCACCCGGATCGCGGAGATCCGAAGGCGCTCGAGCTGA